AATTGGCTGCCCAGGGCAGATTTCTATTGGTCAGGATTTGGTCATGGAGTTTCGAAATGATCTCCGGATGAGCGCGCAAGTATTGGCGCGTATTTTCTCTGCCCTGACCCAAGTTCTCGCCCTCATAAGAAAACCAAGCGCCACTTTTCATGATGAGTTTGTCTTCAACAGCCATGTCCAAGATATCCCCTTCACGGCTGATACCTTCATCAAATAAAATATCAAACTCGGCCTGACGAAAAGGAGCGCTCACTTTATTTTTGACCACTTTCACGCGAACACGGTTCCCTACATTGTCCTCGCGATCTTTGAGTCCTCCAATACGGCGAATATCCAAACGCATACTGGAGTAAAATTTTAAGGCACGGCCGCCCGTAGTCGTTTCGGGGCTGCCAAACATGACACCAATCTTTTCGCGAATTTGATTAATAAAAATTAATAAGGTCTTGGAGCGGCTGATAACCGCTGTAAGTTTGCGCAGCGCCTGAGACATTAAGCGTGCCTGTAAGCCCACATGACTATCGCCCATCTCGCCTTCAACCTCCGCTTTGGGTACCAGCGCAGCGACGGAGTCCACAACAATGACATCAACGGCATTGCTGCGTACAAGACTCTCACAAATTTCAAGAGCCTGTTCCGCCGTGTCCGGCTGAGATACGAGTAAGTTGTCAATGTCGACGCCAATTTTTTGGGCAAAGGAAGGATCCAAGGCGTGCTCGGCATCAATGTAACAGGCAATGCCGCCGATTTTTTGGGCACTTGCAGCCACATGGAGCGCTAAGGTCGTTTTACCGGAAGATTCGGGGCCAAAAATTTCAACAACGCGGCCTCGAGGAAAACCGCCGACGCCGGTGGCTATATCCAACGACAGACTTCCTGTCGGTATAACTTGCACTCCCTCACGGAAAGTGTCGTCGCCAAGCCGTACCAATGTACCGCGGCCAAATTGTTTCTCCAACTGGGAAACTGCAATTTCCAATGCACGAACTTTGCCTTTGTCTTCCGATGAAACAGCCATGATATTCTCCTTTATGGGTGTACTGAAATTATTTTCATGTTCTTAAGTGTGCC
Above is a genomic segment from Candidatus Hydrogenedentota bacterium containing:
- the recA gene encoding recombinase RecA, whose product is MAVSSEDKGKVRALEIAVSQLEKQFGRGTLVRLGDDTFREGVQVIPTGSLSLDIATGVGGFPRGRVVEIFGPESSGKTTLALHVAASAQKIGGIACYIDAEHALDPSFAQKIGVDIDNLLVSQPDTAEQALEICESLVRSNAVDVIVVDSVAALVPKAEVEGEMGDSHVGLQARLMSQALRKLTAVISRSKTLLIFINQIREKIGVMFGSPETTTGGRALKFYSSMRLDIRRIGGLKDREDNVGNRVRVKVVKNKVSAPFRQAEFDILFDEGISREGDILDMAVEDKLIMKSGAWFSYEGENLGQGRENTRQYLRAHPEIISKLHDQILTNRNLPWAANSEPEAEKQPATE